The genomic window GCGGCGAGGGCAGCAGGAAGGGAAGGTGGGCGGTCTTCCCCTCGGGCGGAAAGGCCCCCCGGATGTCCAGGGCGCCGAACCCCCCGCGGGGGACCCGCGGCATGACGGAACCCATCTCCTTCCACAGAGCTTCGAGCCGGCCGGCGTACACGTCGGCGCCCAACGCGAGCCCCAGGCCGCCGATGACCTCGAGGGTGGGCATCCCGGTCCGGTTCGGGACCGCGGCGCGGACGCGCTGGAAGCGGCCCTTCATGTTCATGACGGTCCCCTCGTTCTCGGTGAAGGCCGCCATGGGCAGGATGACGTGGGCGTGCTCGGAGGTCTCCGTCCGGAACAGGTCGACCGACACCACGCACTTCAGGTGGCGAAAGGCGTCGGCCAGGGCCGGTCCCGTTTCGGGGCAGCCGAGGATGTCCTCGGCGAAAGCGAAGAGACCGCGGACCTTGCCGGTCCGGATCGCGTCGGCGAAAGCCGGGGAGGACAATCCCGCAGACTCCGGCAGACCGGTTCCCCAGACCGCGGAGAGAAGGTTCCGGGCCGCCGGGTCTCCCGCCGGGCGCCAGCCGGGGAGCCAGTCGGGGTGGCAGCCCATCTCCAGGACGCCGCGGCTGTTGGTCTGGCCCGCCATGGCGTAGACCAGGGGGTGACGCCCGCGGTTCTCCATGAGGATGCAGAGGTCGTAGAGGTACAGGGCGGCCTCCTCGCCCGCCGTCTCCAGGTCGAAGACGATGGCGGGGCGGCCGGTGAAGAGCTTGTCCAGAAGGGTGTTGACGTCGGCCGTGGTGAGCCCCAGCTTGCGGAGGGTGTCCATTCCCTGCACCCCGTCGAGGTGGTGCCGCAGGTCGGACAACCCCACCACGTTCCCGTGCGGGGCGAAGCGGGAGAGGGCCTCGGCGAGCAGGGCCCGGGTGAAGGCGCCGAGGTTGCGCTTCTCCAGGGGAATCCAGCGCTGGGCCACGCGGCCGGTGAAGCCGCCGTTCTCGTTGAGGAGGTACACGTTCGACTTGCCTCCCCGGGCCGCCTCGTGGATCTTGAACTCCATGACGGGGTAGTTGTCGAGCGTGTCGACCCCGAGCACCAGGACGAGGTCCGCCGTGGCGATCCGGCTGTGCACCGGGCCGGGCAGGTCGTGGTAGAAGGCCTTGAGGGCCGGTTTCGAGGCCATGGACAGGCAGTAGACGTTGGGGGTCTTCAGGGCCGTGCGGGCGAATTTCTGGGCGAGGTAGGCCTCTTCGCAGGTGAGACGCCCGCCGGCCAGGACGCCGAAGGCCTCGGGGCCGAAATTCTCCAGGACCGGGCGGGCCAGGCCCGCCACCGTTTCGAAGGCCTCGTCCCACGACGTCTCCGCCAGGACCCCGGCCTTCCGGACGAGGGGGCTGACCAGCCGATGCTCGGAGTTGAGGACCTGGAACCCGAACCGGCCGTTCTTGCAAAGGTTGCCTCCCGGCGTCACCGGGGAGTCGGGGTTGGAGGTCACCCGGACCACGCGCTCACCGACGGTTTCCAGGACGACGCCGCACCCCACGCTGCAGAAACCGCAGACGGACGGCGAGCCCTGCATCCTGAACGGGCCCGGCTTGGGGGAGTCGGGCTTGACGGTGATGGCGCCGGTGGGGCAGGTCTCCGCGCACTGCCCGCAGGCGATGCAGGTGGTCTCCACGAGGGGTTTCTCCAGGGCCGGGCGGATCCTCGCGTCGAAACCGCGCCGGACGAAGCCGAGGGCGGCCGCCCCCACCACCTCGTCGCAGAGCCGCACGCAGCGGCCGCAGAGGATGCACTTGTTCAGGTCGAACCGCAGGAACGGGTGGTCCTCCACGGGTTTCTCCTCGTGGAAGTCCCCACTGAAGGCCACCGGGTTCACGTCGTACTCGCTGCACCACTGCTGGAGGTCGCACTCGAAGAAGGCCGTGCAGCCGCACTCGAGGCAGCGCTTCACTTCCTCGGAGGCCTGCTCGGCCGAATAGCCCAGCTCCACCTCCACGAAGCTCCGGATGCGGTCCTCGACCTCCAGCGCCGGGATGTGCTGCCGGGCGGTGTCCGGGGCCGCCGGGAGGTCCTCGGGCTTGAGGGTGGGGCGCAGGTTGTCCTTCCGGCTGATGAACGGTTTGACCAGCCGGAGGATCGTTTCCCCCGAGAGGCGGCGGTGGATGGCCATGGCCGCCTTCTTCCCGGCGGCGATGGCCTCGATGGCCGTGGCGGCGCCCGTCACCATGTCGCCGCCGGCGTAGAGCCGGGACACGGACGTGCCCATGGTCTCGGGGGTGACGTCCAGGGTGCCCCACTTGGTCATCTTGAGGTCGAAGGCGCAGCGCGAGCTGTTGAAGGGGGCGTTGTCCGCCTGCTGGCCGATGGCGCTGAAGATCCACTCGGCTTCGATCTCGAAGTCGGAGCCCTCGAGGGGCACGGGCCGCCGGCGCCCGCTGGCATCGGGTTCGCCCAGGGTCATCCGGACACAGGTGATGCTCTTCACCTTGCCGTCCTCGCCCAGGTTGTAGCGCAGGGGGTTGGTGAGCAGTTCGAGCTTGACCCCCTCCTGCTCCATGTCCGCGATCTCCTGGTGGTGGGCGGGCATCTCTGCCCGGGAACGCCGGTAGACGACCGTCACCGAGTCGGCGCCGAGGCGCAGGGCCGTCCGGGCGGCGTCCACGGCGGTGTTCCCGCCGCCCACCACGATGGCGCGGCCCTTGAGTTCGGTGAGTTCACCGCCGTTGACCTTCTCCAGGAAGTCGATGCCGGAGATGACGTTGGGGGCGTTTTCCCCCGGGATCCGCATCAGGGTGGATTTCTGGGCCCCGATGCCGAGGAAGACCGCCTCGTAGCCGCGGTCGAACAGGTCGTCGACGGAGAAGTCCCGCCCCAGGGCGGCATTGGTTTCGATCTCGACCCCGAGCTTGAAGATGGACTCGGCCTCGTAGTCCATGACCTCCTCGGGGAGCCGGTACTCGGGAATGCCGTACATCAGCCAGCCGCCGGCTTTCTCGCGGGCCTCGAAGATCCTGACCTCGTGGCCTTCCAGGGCGAGGTAGTAGGCGGCGGTGAGCCCCGCGGGTCCCGCGCCCACCACGGCGACGCGGTGGCCGGTGGGCGGTTTCAGCAGGGGGGTGAAGGGGTGGCCGCACTCCCGGTCCAGGTCCGCGGCGTAGCGCTTGAGGTAGTCGATGCCGACGGGGTCGCCCGTCAGGTTCCGGCGGCATTTCGACTCGCAGGGCCGGGTGCAGACCCGCCCGCAGATGGACGGGAGGGGGTTGGTCTCCTTGATCAGGGCTACCGCCTCCCGGTAACGGCCCATGGCGAGCAGGGCGATGTAACCCTGGATGTCCACGCCGGCGGGGCAGGTGAGGGTGCAGGGGCCCAGGCAGTCCGCGAAGTGGTTGGAGACGATCAGTTCCAGGGCCGTTTTTCGCGCGGCCCGGACCTCGGGGGTGTCGGTGCGGACCACCATCCCGGGGGCGATCTTCGTGGCGCAGCTGGGGACGAACCCCCGGGCGCCGTCCACCTCCACGAGGCAGACGAAACACGAGCTGAACGGGGCGAGTCGCGGGTCGTGGCAGAGGGTCGGGATCTGTTTCCCGAGCGAGCGGGCGACCTCGAGGATGGTCTGTCCGCTCTCGGCAATGACGGTCTGACCGTCGATCTGTATCTTCACTTCGGCCATGGCTGTCTCCTTTGTCTCCTTCCTGCGGGGTGTCCGTGACGACGGGGCGACGGGTGTTCCGGGCGGCCGCTCAATCGACGTCGATGGCGCCGAAGTTGCAACGGTTGAAGCACTCGCCGCACTTGATGCACAGGCCCTGGTCGAGGGCATGAACCTGCTTGCGTTCCCCGGAGATGGCCTTGACGGGGCAGGCCCGGGCGCAGGCCGTGCAGCCCGTGCACTTTTCGGGGACGATGGTGTAGGTCAGAAGGCGCTTGCACGAGTGGGCGGGGCACTTGCGGTCCCGGATGTGGGCCTCGTACTCGTGGCGGAAATACTGGATGGTGGTGAGGACCGGGTTGGGGGCCGTCTGGCCCAGGCCGCAGAGCGAGCCCTTGCGGATCTTCTCGGACAGGTCCACCAGGGTGGGGATGTCCTCCTCCTTTCCCTCGCCGCGGCAGATGCGCTCCAGGATCTCCAGCATCCGCTTGGTGCCGATGCGGCAGAAGGTGCACTTGCCGCAGGATTCCTTCTGGGTGAAATTCAGGAAGAAACGGGCCACGTCCACCATGCAGGTCCGCTCGTCCATGACCACCATGCCGCCCGAGCCCATGATGGCGCCGGTCTTGGTCACCGACTCGTAGTCCACGGGCGTGTCGATGAGGTGGGCCGGGATGCAGCCCCCGGACGGCCCGCCCATCTGGACGGCCTTGAAGGCGCGGCCTTCCTTGATGCCGCCCCCCACCTCGTAGATGACCTCCCGCAGGGAAAGCCCCATGGGGACCTCGATGAGCCCGCCCCGGACGATCTTCCCCGCCAGGGCGAACACCTTGGTGCCCCGGCTCCGGCCGACCCCCATCTGTGCGAAGGCGTCGGCCCCCTTGAGGATGATCCACGAAATGTTGCCGAAGGTCTCCACGTTGTTGATGGCGGTGGGGCAGCCGAAGAGCCCGGCGGTGGTGGGGAAGGGGGGGCGCAGCCGCGGCATGCCGCGCTGGCCCTCGATGGAGGCGATCAGGGCGGTCTCCTCGCCGCAGACGAAGGCGCCGGCGCCTTCCTTGATCCGGATCTCGAAGTTGAAATTCGTCCCCAGGATGCCCCGGCCGAGGAAGCCCCGTTCCTCCGCCTGCCGGATGGCCCGTTTGAGGCGCCGGACCGCCAGGGGGTACTCGGCGCGGACGTAGATGTAGCCGTGGTTGGCCCCCTGGGCGTATCCCGCGATGAGCATGCCCTCCAGGACACTGTGGGGGTCGCCCTCCAGGACGCTCCGGTCCATGAACGCCCCGGGGTCGCCCTCGTCGCCGTTGCAGACCACGTACTTGTCCGCGGCCCGGCTCTGGCTGGCGAACCGCCACTTGAGCCCCGTGGGGAAACCGGCGCCCCCGCGCCCCCGCAGGCCCGACTGGATGATCTCCTCGATCACCTGTTCGGGCGTCATGGACTTGAGGGCCTTCTCGAACCCCTGGTAACCCTCGTTGGCCAGGTACTCCTCGATGGAGTCCGGGTTGATGATGCCGCAGTTCCGGAGCACGATGCGCTTCTGCTTGGCGAAGAAGGCGTCGTCGGCGCAGGCGCCGCGGTCGCTCCGCACCAGCCACTCGGAGACGACCCGGCCGTCCTGGACGTGCTCGTCGAGGATGCGGTTCACCCGGTCGGGGGTCACGTCGCCGTACAGGAAGGTCCCCCCGCCCGGTTCACGGACTTCCAGGAGCACTTCGCGGAAGCACATGCCCACGCAGCCGGTTTCGTCGATCTCCACGTCCAGGGCGCGCCGGCTGACCTCGTCCCTGAGCCGGTCGTAGACCTTCCGGCCGCCGGCGGCGATCCCGCAGGTCCCCAGCCCCACCACGAGCTTGGGGCGTTCAGTCCGGGTTGCGATGGTCTCGGATGTCACGGTGCACCTCCCTCAGGACTCGCGGGCTTCGGCGGTCTTGCCGTCCTGGGCCCGGTACGTGGCGATGATTTTGCGGACGGCCTTGTCGTCCAGGCGCCCGAAGGTCTCGTCCCCGATCATGATCACGGGGGCCAGCGAGCAGCAACCCAGGCACGCCACCGTCTCCAGGGTGAAGACCCCGTCGGCCGTGGTCTGCCCCGGCTCGATGCCGAGGAGGTTCCGCAGCGTGTCGGTGATGCGCTCGGCGCCTGCCACGTGGCAGGCCGTCCCGTGGCAGACCCGGACGAGGTTCTTTCCGACCGGTGTCAGCCGGAACTGGGCGTAGAAGGTGGCCACGCCGTAGATCTGCGCCAGGGGCGTGCGGGTCGCCTCGGCGACCTGCTCCATGGCGAAGGCGGGCAGGTAGCCGTAGGTGTCCTGGGTTTCCTGGAGGATCGGGATCAGGGTGCCCTTCTCGCGGCCGTACTTGGCCAGGATGGCCCGCAGCGGTTCCAGGTCGAAGGTGACGCCCGGGGCTTCCGTGTTGCATGCTTGGGACATAGGGATCATGTCTCCTGGTGGAAGGTTAGAAGGGGTCTTATACCAGAAGAACGGGGGCGCATCAAGAGCGAAGAACCGGGAATTTTGCGGATCCCGGTCGGGTGACGGGGGCGCGGGCGGGGGGAGATGATGCCCGGGATTTTTTTTTGATGCATTCCCCCCTGCCGTTGCGTAGAATAACTCTTGCCGTGGAGGAAACGCGATGATCCAAGACCTCGCCGAAAAATCCTGTCTCCTGCTGAAGCCCTCGGGGCGGATTTGCCTGGGGGGGAAGCTCCCCGAGCTCCAGGCGGACATCCAGGAGGCCCTGAAAACCGAGCGCCCGAAGGTCGTCGTCGACCTCTCCGGCGTGGATTACATGGACAGCTCGGGTCTCGGGGAGATTGTCCGGCTCTACCTGGAATCCAAGAAGAAAGGCAAAAGTCTCGTCCTGGCCGCCGTCCCGCCCCAACTGGGCAAGGTGCTGAAGAGTTCCAAGCTCGACCGCGTGTTCACGGTGGTGGAGACGGTCGAGAAGGCGCTGGCCTGATTCCGGGGTTCAACCTCCGGGAATTAACCACGAACCACACGAACCACACGAACGGGGAAGGCTGATTTTTTCAGTCGTCCGAGCGTTTGAGGACGGGCTTGTCCTCTTCCTTCTCCTTGCCCTTCTTCGATGACTTTTCCTCTTTCTCCTGTTTGTCCTGCCGTTCCTGCTGGGTGTCGTCCTCCGTCTCGGTGTCGGTCCGGCGCTTGAGGGTCGGTTTGTTGCCGTCCTTCCCGGGCCCCTTCTTCGCCTTCTTGTCGGAGAGGGCGACGTTGTCAAAGAGGTTCAGCCGGTTCTTGGCCGTGTCGTAGACGGAGGAGGTGGTGACGTAGCGCTCCTTGGCGGGCAGGCACTTCGCGATGATCTGCCGGATCAGGGTCAGGCGGTCCGGCGTCGTGGGGTGGGTCCGGAACCAGGAGGCCAGCTTGCCGGGTTGTTTCTTCTCCTGGGCCAGCATCTTCTCGAAGAAGGTGACGAACCCCTCGGGGTCGTAGCCGGCGTTCCAGGCGTACTGGGCGCCCAGGACGTCCGCCTCCTTCTCCGACCCGCGGGAGACCCCGAGCAGCTTGAGGTCGAGCGCCAGCCCGAGGCTGTTTTGAATGATCATGCCCGCGGCCCCCCCGATGAAGATCGTCGGGATGGAGGCGTAGTTGAGGATCTGCATCTTGGACATCATCTCGGTGGCGTGGCGCGCCGCCACGTGGGCGATCTCGTGGCAGAGGACCCCCACCAGCTCGTCCTCGGTCTGGGTGGACTGGATGAGGCCCTTGTTGACGTAGAGGAACCCGCCGGGGAGGGCGAAGGCGTTCACCTCGTCGCTGTCCACCAGCCGGACCCGGAAGGGCACCTTGGCGTCGCTGTGCCGTACGAGGGTCTTGACCAGGGATTCGAGGTACTCCTGGATCTCCGGGTCCTTGATGAACTTGATGCTCTGGTCCATCTGCGCGGCGATCTCGGCCCCGAGCTGGATCTCCTTGTCAAAGGAGATGAAGTTGGGAAAGATCAGGTAGATCCTCCCGTTGATCTCGCGTTTCCCGATGTTCTCCACGTCGGGGAAGGTGCACTTGAAGTCGCCGGACGCCCGGAGGGACCCGGCCCCGGACAGGGCGCCCAGCAGCAGGAGCGCGGCGGTGCGGATGACGTGTCGCGGCATGGTTTCCTCCTCTTGCCCCCCCGGGCGACTCCAGTGTATCACGGAACCGGGGCCGGTTCAACGGCGCCGGCCGGCCGGGGGGCGGCGCCCCGTCGGCGGGGGGCGAAAGGTTGGATGCAGGATCCGCCGAACGAGGCGTTCCGGTGGGATATTTTCGTGGAGGACATTTTTCAATCAAACAGTTGACCGCTCGGAGACGTTAGGGTATGATGTAGCAAACACTTTCAGGAACCGGCCAACTCATGAAAAAAAGTCTCTTGAAAAAAATGGTCACGCGGAAGGAGGTCCATCCCGTTCTGCGGACCTTCATCGAGCGCTCGGGTGAGCCCGTCACCATTTTCGACCCGGACGGGAGTTCCATCCTGGGGAAGGAGCCGGGGGCGGGAGAGCGCTTTCCGCTGACCTACAACGGGGAGGCCATCGGGCACATCCAGGGCGACGGCGACGCCGTGCACCTGGCCTCGCTCCTGAACTACATCCTGGAAGTGGACGCCCAGGCCAAGTCCATCGCCCAGCACGTCCTCGAGAAGTACAAGGAAGTCACCATGCTCTACGACTTCTCGGAGAAGGTCGGCACCTGCCTCGACCCCCGGGAAGTCGCCAAGCTGGTCATCGAGGAGTCCCGCCACCTCATCTTCGCGGACGTGGTCTTCGTGACCATTCGGGACGAGGCGTCCGGGGTGGTGGAGCGTTTCCTCCCCTCCGGCCAGGAAGACGCCCTCTCCCGGGATGACCGGTTGGCCTCGCTGGCGAACCTGGTCTGGGAGAAGGCGGAGATCGTCAACGAGATCGGCGCCGACTCCCGGCTCGAGGCGTTCCGGGGCCTCGTCAGCTCGCTCATGCTGGCGCCGCTGAAGATCAAGGACCGCGTGTTCGGCTGCATCATCGCTTTCAGCCGCGTTCCCTACAGCTACTCGGCCGAGGACCTGAAGATGCTCGTGGCGCTGGCGTCCCCCGCCGCCGCCACCATGGAGGTCGCGCTGCTGTTCGACCGCCTGAAACGGTCCGAGGAGAGTTACCGGGACCTCTTCGACGGCATCAACGACGCGGTGCTGATCCTCGACCCCGAGGGGCGCCTGCGGAACGTCAACCGGACCGCCGTGGACCAGCTCCGTCACCAGCGTCACGACCTGCTGGGCATGACCGTCTCGAACTTCATCCCCTCCGAGAGCGAAGGGGCCTTCCAGGAGATGATGGACGCCACGGTGAAGTCGGGGCGGGCCATCTTCGAGTCGAACTTCCTGCGGAAGGACGGGTCGGTCTTCCCGGTGGAGATCCACCTCCGGACGGTGGAGTACCAGGGTGAGACCGCGCTGCTGGGGGTCGCCCGCGACATCACGGAGCGCCGGCGCGTCGAGGAGGAGATCCGCTGGAAGGAAGCCCTCCTCCGGGCCATGACCTCCGCCTCCCCTCTGGCGTTCTACGTCGTCGACAACCGGACCGACGCCATCCTCTACTTCAACCGTCGCTTCGTGGACATCTGGAAGATCGAGCACATGACCGGCCAGATGAAGCGGAGCGAGGTCGCCAACCGGGAGGTCATGGAGCTCTGCTTCCCCGCCCTCGTCGAGGCGGACGGGTTCCGGAAATCCTGGGAGCCGCTCCAGAGCGAGAACAACCGCACCGTGGTGGACGAGGAGTTTCTCACCACCGACGGGAGGACCCTTCGGCACTTCTCGGGGCAGATCCGGGACGAGCGCTTCAACTACTTCGGCCGGCTGCACATCTTCGAGGACATCACGGAACGCAAGCGGGTGGAGGCCGCCCTCAAGCACCGGATGGAGATGGAGCGCCTGGTGATCGGGATTTCCAGCCGCTTCATGAACCTGACCCTGGACTACATGGACATGGAGATCAACCGGTCCCTCGAGATCCTGGGCCAGTTCACCCGCGCGCACATCTGCCAGATCTTCCAGTCCTCCCCGGACGGCAACAGCCTGATGCGGACCCACTGCTGGTCGGCCGGCCGGCAGGATCCCGGGGACCCCGTCGAGTTCTCGGCGGAGGAGGCCGCCTGGTGGCTGGACGGTCTGCGAATGGAAAACCACATCTTCCTGCGGACGATGAACGACCTTCCCGAGGAGGCCGTGCTCGGCGACCAGGGTTTCCCCGACGAGGAGACGGAGTCCCTGATCGCCGTCCCCATGATCTACCAGGAGCGGTGCGTCGGGATCCTGACGTTCGAGTTCTCCTCCGAGCGGCGGGACTGGATGGCCGAGGACATCGCCTTCCTCCGGATGGCCGGGGACATCTTCATCAACGCCCTCGAGCGCGAGAAGGCCGTGGAAGCCCTGCGGGAGGAGCGGGCCCTCCTTGCCCGCCGCGTCGCGGAACGGACCGCGGAACTCAGCACCGCCAACGTGGAGCTGGCCCGCGCCTCCCGGATGAAGGACCAGTTCCTCGCCAACATGAGCCACGAGCTGCGGACGCCCCTCAACGCCATCCTCGGCCTGGCGGAGGCCCTCCAGGAGCAGACGCGGGGCCCCCTCAACGAGCGGCAGCTCCACTCGCTGCGCACCATCGAGGAGAGCGGGCGGCACCTCCTCTCGCTCATCAACGACATCCTGGACCTCTCCAAGATCGAGGCCGGGAAAATGGAATTCAACCCGCAGCCCATCCTGACGGAGGCGGTCTGCCAGGCGAGCCTGCGGATCATCCGGCAGGCAGCCGCCAAGAAGCACATCTCCGTGGACTTCGAGATGGACGGCCAGGTCATGACCATCACCGCGGACGACCGCCGGCTGAAGCAGATCCTCGTCAACCTCCTCACCAACGCCGTGAAGTTCACCCCGGAGGGGGGCTCCATCGGGCTGAACGTCAGCCTCAACGAAAACCGCGACCGGGTCGTCCTGACGGTGTGGGACACCGGGATCGGCATCCCGCGGGAGCACCTGGGGGACCTCTTCAAGCCCTTCGTCCAGGTGGACAGCAGCCTCTCCCGCCGCTACGAGGGGACGGGGCTCGGGCTGGCGCTGGTCGCCAGCCTGGTGGAAATCCACGGCGGGACGGTCGAGGTGGAGAGCGACGTGGGGAAGGGGAGCCGCTTCCGGGTGGCCCTGCCCTGGCAGAAGGCGAAGACCCAGAGCGCGGTGGACGAATCCCCCGGGGCGCGGGAGACGAGGCCCGCCGAAGCGCCCGCCCCCGAACCCCGGCCGGAGCCGTCGCTCCCGGATTACGCGGAGGACACGCTCACGTCCATTCCGGAGGAACTGAAGACCATCGACCTCAAGGCCCTCGCCCGACCGGTCTCCATCGTGCTGGGCGAGGACAACGAAGCCAACATCCAGACCCTGGCGGATTACCTGTCCGACAAGGGGTGCAAGGTCGTCCTGGCCCGGAACGGGCTCGAGATCATCAAGGCGGCGACCGAGGACAAACCGGACCTCATCCTGATGGATGTCCACCTTCCCGTTCTCGACGGGCTCGAGACCACGCGGCGCCTCCGGAAGAGCCCCACGACCTCGGACATCCCCATCATCGCCGTGACGTCCCTGGCGATGACGGGGGACCGGGAGCGCTGCCTGAAGGCCGGGGTCAACCAGTACCTGAGCAAGCCCGTCAAATTGAGAGACCTGCTCCGTATCATCGAAGGGTACGCCCAGCAGCGGGAAGGCGGCCGTTCCTGAGCGCGTCCGCCGCCCCCGGGCCCGGCGGCGCCGGCCGGGGGCGGACGCGCGAGTTTGCCATGATTCCAGTAGGGAGAGACCCATGCTCAAAAGCAAGATCCTGATCGTGGACGATACCCGCGCGGGGAGGGAGACCCTCGAGGAACTCCTCTTCTCCCCCCTGTACGACCTCTTCTTCGCCTGCAACGGCCGGGAGGCGCTCGAGGAGACCGCCCGGGTCACGCCGGACCTCATCCTTCTCGACGTGATGATGCCGGACATGAACGGCTTCGAGGTTTGCCGGAAAGTGCGCCAGGACAGCCGGATGGGTGAGGTGCCCATCATCATGATCACCGCCCTCGACGACTCGGAGTCGCGCCTGGAGGGGATCGAGGCCGGCGCCGACGACTTCATCTCCAAGCCCTTCGACGGGGCGGAACTCCGGGCCCGCGTCCGGACCATCACGCGCCTGAACCGGTACCGCCGTCTCCACCTGGAGCGGGCCAAGTTCGAGTGGGTCATCGAGCGGTCCGGGGACGGGTACCTGACCGTCACGGACCGGGGGGTGATCAACTACGCGAACCCCGCCGCACGGCTGTACCTGGGCCTGAAGGAGGACCTGTCCATCGGCGGTTTCGGCTACTTCGAGGAGGGGCTCCGCGCCCACCACGTCCTCCAGCCCGAGACGTCGTGGAAGGGCGTGCTCGACGGCAGGGTCCCCATCCCCGAAACGCCCCTGTTCCTGATCCGGCCGGCCTCCCAGACGTCCACCGCCCTCTGGCTGGAGGTGACCCCCTTCGACAGCTCGTCGGCGGTCCCCGGCGAGCGCCTGTTCCGCCTGCAGAACGTGAGCAGCCAGATGTCCTCCCAGCGTGAGATGTGGACCTTCTACTCCCGGATCTCCTTCAAGATCAAGACGCCGCTCAGCAGCCTCCTGGGGAACGTCGGCCTCCTCGCCGACGAGGGCCGCAACCTCGCCCCGGAGGAGATCGAGCAACTGGCCATGTCCACGCGCAACGCCGCGGAGAAGCTGAACTCGGAGGTCTCCGACATCCTTCAGTTCCTCCGCGTCCCCACGCTGTCCCGGTTCGGGGAGAAAGTGACCCTCGGCGGTCTCGCGGAGACCGTCCGGGCCGTCGCCGAGGAGATGAACGTGGACGTGAGCGTCGAGGAGATCCCCGAGGACCTCAAGCCCCTGATCCTCTCCATCTCCGACCGCGGCCTGGGGTGGGTCCTGCGCGAACTCTTCGAGAACTCCCACAAGTTCCACCCCCACAACGAACCGCACGTGGACGTCGTCGTCTCGAGCACCGTCCCCAACTGGGTCACGATCCAGGTGCGGGACAACGGTTCCCACCTCGCCCCCTCCCAGCTCAACCGCGCGCTCGTGCCCAACTACCAGGGGGAGAGATACGGGAATGCCATGGTGGAGGGGATGGGCCTCGGGCTTCCCCTGGTGGCCTCCGTCGTCTGGGAGGCCCGGGGTTCGTGCGGGATCCGCAACCGCGACGACGCACCGGGCGTCATCGTGGAGATGAGCTTCCCCG from Acidobacteriota bacterium includes these protein-coding regions:
- a CDS encoding PAS domain S-box protein, translating into MKKSLLKKMVTRKEVHPVLRTFIERSGEPVTIFDPDGSSILGKEPGAGERFPLTYNGEAIGHIQGDGDAVHLASLLNYILEVDAQAKSIAQHVLEKYKEVTMLYDFSEKVGTCLDPREVAKLVIEESRHLIFADVVFVTIRDEASGVVERFLPSGQEDALSRDDRLASLANLVWEKAEIVNEIGADSRLEAFRGLVSSLMLAPLKIKDRVFGCIIAFSRVPYSYSAEDLKMLVALASPAAATMEVALLFDRLKRSEESYRDLFDGINDAVLILDPEGRLRNVNRTAVDQLRHQRHDLLGMTVSNFIPSESEGAFQEMMDATVKSGRAIFESNFLRKDGSVFPVEIHLRTVEYQGETALLGVARDITERRRVEEEIRWKEALLRAMTSASPLAFYVVDNRTDAILYFNRRFVDIWKIEHMTGQMKRSEVANREVMELCFPALVEADGFRKSWEPLQSENNRTVVDEEFLTTDGRTLRHFSGQIRDERFNYFGRLHIFEDITERKRVEAALKHRMEMERLVIGISSRFMNLTLDYMDMEINRSLEILGQFTRAHICQIFQSSPDGNSLMRTHCWSAGRQDPGDPVEFSAEEAAWWLDGLRMENHIFLRTMNDLPEEAVLGDQGFPDEETESLIAVPMIYQERCVGILTFEFSSERRDWMAEDIAFLRMAGDIFINALEREKAVEALREERALLARRVAERTAELSTANVELARASRMKDQFLANMSHELRTPLNAILGLAEALQEQTRGPLNERQLHSLRTIEESGRHLLSLINDILDLSKIEAGKMEFNPQPILTEAVCQASLRIIRQAAAKKHISVDFEMDGQVMTITADDRRLKQILVNLLTNAVKFTPEGGSIGLNVSLNENRDRVVLTVWDTGIGIPREHLGDLFKPFVQVDSSLSRRYEGTGLGLALVASLVEIHGGTVEVESDVGKGSRFRVALPWQKAKTQSAVDESPGARETRPAEAPAPEPRPEPSLPDYAEDTLTSIPEELKTIDLKALARPVSIVLGEDNEANIQTLADYLSDKGCKVVLARNGLEIIKAATEDKPDLILMDVHLPVLDGLETTRRLRKSPTTSDIPIIAVTSLAMTGDRERCLKAGVNQYLSKPVKLRDLLRIIEGYAQQREGGRS
- a CDS encoding response regulator, producing MLKSKILIVDDTRAGRETLEELLFSPLYDLFFACNGREALEETARVTPDLILLDVMMPDMNGFEVCRKVRQDSRMGEVPIIMITALDDSESRLEGIEAGADDFISKPFDGAELRARVRTITRLNRYRRLHLERAKFEWVIERSGDGYLTVTDRGVINYANPAARLYLGLKEDLSIGGFGYFEEGLRAHHVLQPETSWKGVLDGRVPIPETPLFLIRPASQTSTALWLEVTPFDSSSAVPGERLFRLQNVSSQMSSQREMWTFYSRISFKIKTPLSSLLGNVGLLADEGRNLAPEEIEQLAMSTRNAAEKLNSEVSDILQFLRVPTLSRFGEKVTLGGLAETVRAVAEEMNVDVSVEEIPEDLKPLILSISDRGLGWVLRELFENSHKFHPHNEPHVDVVVSSTVPNWVTIQVRDNGSHLAPSQLNRALVPNYQGERYGNAMVEGMGLGLPLVASVVWEARGSCGIRNRDDAPGVIVEMSFPVQE